ATCTTTTTTTTCTACTGCTTTGAACATCTCAGTGTGACGTATAATGACTGTTAAAAGCATTGGCAAAGCCACAATACCGCCAATAGTAAGAAGTGTGTACATATCGGGCAAAAAATGAGTCCATGTCAAGACACACATATCAGTAATAAAAGTACAGGTAAAGATTAAACGTAAAAATTGCTTATCTTTTTGGGCGATAGCATCCTGTAATCCAAACCACACAAACAATGTAACCGATAATGAAAGCAGTCCTTTAGGTATTGCTACAAAATTGATTTTATGCCCTAATAATAACCCTATAAAATCAATGGCAGTAAAAATGACAACCAGTGTTATCTGAAATCCAACAAAATATTTAATGGCATTTTGTAATTTTGAAGTCATGGTGAAACTCCTTCCGGAAAGAAGAATGCAAGACTTTAACATCATTCATCATGCATGCGCTCAACTGCTTTTGCACCTGCGATAATTAATTTTTTGCGTTTCCTGTGTGATGCATTACTCCTTAACCTCACGCAAAATACAATATATCATTAAATTATTACCTTTTGTCACTGGGGTAGTGCAGGATATTTTCCCACTATCCTTCCCTTCCGTATCATGATTATATCACCAAATTCCCGCATGATTGCTTCGCTTTGCGTTGGGAGTAAAAATATATTATCATCAACCTGAAGTGCCGTTTCTCGTGAACCATTTACAATAGCCTGATTGGTACTGAATCCGTAGATAGTATTATCAATAAGCCCTTCAGGTGAATAATAATAGGCACGCCACCCACCACCATACATAAAATACGTTACCTGTCTGTTTGGGTTCCATTTAGCCATTACGTTTGATATGCCTTCAATAAAAGGAATAGTTGTACCTTCCAGCCTTTTTAACACCGGGGTTGCTACAAATAAAGCCTCAACATGTTCCGATAAAAGTGGTTTATCAAAATCTGACGGTTTTAGAAGAGCAGATCCCATAGCGATATCGTTTACCGGTGGTTTTCCATCAAACAACATGTAAGTATGACTGCCACCACTGTTAAATGTTAAATTTCCAGCAAATAGTGCAGGATATTTCTTTTTGCCATAATTGTAAAACATTGCATAACGTTCCATGGCATCGTTAAATGCATTCTGTATGGCTTTTTTCTTTGAGCTAAATATTGCAAGAGCAGATGCAGAATGAACATCATATCCCATAAATCCAGAAAATTGCAAAAATTTTGAATTTCTTTGTATAGTATCAAGCATTTGATCCAGTTGTTCAACTGTTGTGACCCCACCTCTATGCAATCCTACATCAATTTCAATATTGACTTTCATTTTGATATTTTTTTGCTTTGCAAAGTTATAGTATTGCATCAACCTCTCAGGTGTATCTACCAGCCACTGTATTTGTTTTTCCGGCTTAAATTGCACACCTTGCTTCAAGGAATTGTAAAATTCTTTAACAGCATTTATGGGCATTGGCTTCCCTAAAAGTATATCATAATTTTTTGAATTATTGGCAAGGTAAGTTATATCTGGTCCGTGGAAAACCATAACATGATGTGAATTCATTTTTTTAAGAATATAATCAATAAGCCATGGGCAGGGAATTGACTTTACTGTTAATCTAAATTTTACCAA
This genomic stretch from Spirochaetota bacterium harbors:
- a CDS encoding alanine racemase, whose amino-acid sequence is MKKKITIIAILVLALLLIIIIKPGDKGKPYNIYFAHLNKELKENGPGRPVIIVDLDNLDKNLAIVKKQLHPLVKFRLTVKSIPCPWLIDYILKKMNSHHVMVFHGPDITYLANNSKNYDILLGKPMPINAVKEFYNSLKQGVQFKPEKQIQWLVDTPERLMQYYNFAKQKNIKMKVNIEIDVGLHRGGVTTVEQLDQMLDTIQRNSKFLQFSGFMGYDVHSASALAIFSSKKKAIQNAFNDAMERYAMFYNYGKKKYPALFAGNLTFNSGGSHTYMLFDGKPPVNDIAMGSALLKPSDFDKPLLSEHVEALFVATPVLKRLEGTTIPFIEGISNVMAKWNPNRQVTYFMYGGGWRAYYYSPEGLIDNTIYGFSTNQAIVNGSRETALQVDDNIFLLPTQSEAIMREFGDIIMIRKGRIVGKYPALPQ